A window from Mus caroli chromosome 2, CAROLI_EIJ_v1.1, whole genome shotgun sequence encodes these proteins:
- the LOC110289895 gene encoding olfactory receptor 4K3-like produces the protein MDGDNQTIVSEFVLLGLSNSKNLQVLLFLIFLLLYLLIMSGNIVIQILITTDPHLHSPMYFLLANLSFVDMLLSSNTTPRMIIDFFRENKTISFAGCMSQIFFSHCIASGEVVLLALMAYDRYVAICKPLHYFTIMNLKRCTGLVLTSWTIGFLHGISHVVVLLQLPFCGPNKIDSFFCDMPLVIKLACMDSHDLNTLMNGECGILAVTCFILLLISYTYILITVHQNSKTGASKALSTCTAHITVVMIFFLPCFFIYVFPLNITWLDKFLAVFYSVITPLLNPIIYTLRNKEMKNAMKRFIGKFLRPKGNS, from the coding sequence ATGGATGGAGACAATCAGACCATTGTGTCAGAATTTGTACTTTTGGGACTTTCCAACTCCAAGAATCTTCAAGTCCTACTCTTTCTGATCTTCCTATTGCTTTATCTGCTCATCATGTCTGGGAATATTGTCATCCAAATCTTAATCACCACTGACCCCCATCTGCATTCTCCCATGTACTTCTTGTTGGCCAACCTATCCTTTGTTGACATGTTGCTCTCCTCAAACACAACTCCTAGGATGATCATAGATTTTTTCAGGGAAAACAAGACTATTTCCTTTGCAGGATGCATGTCCCAGATCTTTTTTTCCCATTGCATTGCTTCAGGAGAGGTGGTATTGTTAGCTTTAATGgcttatgaccgctatgtggccatctgcaaacCACTCCATTACTTCACCATCATGAACTTGAAGAGGTGCACTGGGTTGGTGTTGACTTCTTGGACAATTGGCTTTTTACATGGTATAAGTCACGTGGTAGTGCTTTTGCAGCTCCCTTTCTGTGGTCCCAACAAAATAGATAGTTTCTTTTGTGACATGCCCCTGGTAATCAAGCTAGCCTGCATGGATTCCCATGATTTAAATACTTTAATGAATGGTGAATGTGGTATTTTGGCTGTAACATGTTTTATACTGTTGCTTATTTCCTACACATATATCCTTATCACTGTTCACCAGAATTCGAAAACTGGAGCTTCTAAGGCTCTGTCCACATGCACTGCACACATCACAGTGGTAATGATCTTCTTTTTGCcctgtttcttcatctatgtgtTTCCCCTAAATATCACCTGGTTGGACAAATTTCTTGCTGTGTTTTATTCTGTTATTACACCTCTCCTAAACCCAATCATTTATACACTgagaaataaagagatgaaaaatGCTATGAAAAGATTCATTGGCAAATTTCTGAGACCCAAAGGAAATTCCTAA